CGCTCTACCTCCACGGTAAGAACGAGCTGGTCCCACGTTCTTCTGATCTGATGGTCCAGGTCCAGAGGAAGCACCAGGAGGGTACCTCtttttgtcttctgttttaGAGGACAACGCGTCAGAGTCCAAGAGGACCTTCACCCTGGAGGACTACTTCAACAGCAGCCTTCGGCCCAGATCCTACAGCCTGCGCTGGATTTCAGGTGATCGCCACACACGCTTAGAAATATACGGGTCACCAGGCATGTGGAAGATCTACCATGTCTGGTGCGACCCGCAGACCGAGAGTACCTCCACAAGGCCCGAGATGGAAGCGTCTACCGCCATGATGCGGAAGGAGGAAGTGAAGGAACCGTGTTCTTGAGCAGAGAGGCCTTTGTAAGGTTTGGTTCTGTGCGTTCGGCTGTTCGTGCTGGCGGCCGCGTCCCTCagggcctctctctctccgcaggAGCAGGTGAAGGCCTCCGACTTCGCGGTCTCCGCGGACCAGCAGTACGCCTGCTTGGTTAGCAACTACACCAAGGTGAGCGAGGAGCTGAGGAGTTGGGGGGCCGTGCGGGTCCCGGGGTGCTGATCTCCTGGTTTTATTGACACAGGTCTGGAGACACTCGTTCTTGGCCTCCTACTCCATCTACAGCATTACTGAGCGGTAAGGTGGCGATGAAGCGCGAATTTCCCGCGCCGTTGATGCGGCCTGATGGAGTTTGCTCTGCAGGAGTCACGTTCCTACGCCAGACATCCCCGGTGAAGTCCAGTACCTGGCGTGGGCGCCGGCGGGGAACAAACTGGTGAGCAGATGCAtgggcattttttaaaagagcCACGCCCGCAGGAACATTCCGGAAGGAACCAGTAATGCTGGAAACAGAACCTCTGTTCCACTGAATACACCACAACTGGTGCTGGATGCTGAACACCACGGTGGCTTCACGCCACCCGTCCATCATGTCATTTCATGTCCACCTCtgctaatgtaatgtaatgagatATTACGCTTGAGATGAATTTATGAAGAATACATGTTTAAAAGTGATGAAGAGCGAGTCTCCTGGAAAATTGCAGTTTGGTAGATGGTCAGCCTCTGGATGGAGAAGAGAGTctgatgaattattaataatgacatcatcacaccaGGCATTTGTTTGGAATAACGATGTCTATGTGAAGACAAGCCCCACTTCACCAGCCCagcaggtaacatcagatgggGAGCCGAACAGCCTCCTCAATGGCGTTCCCGACTGGGTCTATGAAGGTACGTGATCAGAAGCTCATGGAACCATTGGCCCATTTCTTTACTAACATTGTGGCTCTTGCTGTGCAGAGGAAATGTTCTCCTCCAACCAGGCCCTGTGGTGGTCTCCTGGGGGGAAGCACGTGGCCTTCGCCCGGTTCAATGAAACGAATGTGCACGACATCGAGTATTCCTGGTACGGGACGGGCCAGTACCCGCACACAGTTACCATTCCGTACCCTAAGGTAGGACCTCCTGACCGAGCAGTCGCCAGGATAGtaacgttttacatttacagcatttaccagacgcccttatccagacttacagtcagtatttacagggacagtcccccctggagacactcagggttaagtgtcctgctcagggacatgatggtagtaagtggggtttgaacccgggtcttctggttcataggcgagtgtgttacccgctaggctaccaccaccctttaCTGAGTTAGTGGTCATTTCTCATGGCCCCCTCCAGCCCGGAACCCCGAACCCCACCGTGAAGCTCCTGGTCGTGGACACGGAAAACGTGACGAACGTCGCCGAGGTGGCGGTGCCCCGCGCCCTGCGTGACAGGTGAGCGTGACGATTCGCTCGCCGAAGCGCTTCATTCATCTCGCAGTCGGGACCGTCATTCCTCCGCCTGCCCGTCTGCGCAGCGAGCATTACCTGAGCACCGTTACCTGGGCAACAGACACCCGCATAGCGGTCCAGTGGCAGAACCGGACCCAGAACTTGGTCCTGGTCCAGGTCTACGAGCTGCACGGCGCCGCCTGGGCCGAGACTACGGTGAGCGCGCTTCCACGCTCCGGCCTGGTCTGCTGGGGGACGGTGTGTTGAAGGTGCCGTTTCTATCTGTCTTTCTAGACCTACGTGCGGAGCAGTAAGACGGGCTGGGTGGACCGAGTACGTACACGTCTTCTCTTCTCGCCGTGACGTTCACCTCGTCTGGAGTTTACAAGCTTCCGTTTTCCACAGTTTTCTCCATCGGCCCCGGTTTTCCATGCGGACGGGGAaagtttttatattataatgagCGACACAAATGGCTACAAGCACATCCATCACATCCGTGAAGTAAGTTCTGACGTGCTGTCCCCGTCCTCGTCCAGAAGACGCTTTTAAACGTCTCCTTATTTGGCACAGGGGGCGGCGACGGCCATTACAAGTGGAATGTGGGAGGTCATAAGCATTCTGAAAGTGACCACAGATGCCATGTGAGTTACTGGAAACGATTCTTCTCTTTGCCTTTAACCAAGTTTCTAGTATTCGCCAAATCGACAAAAAATATCTTTCAAGATGTAAACACATTGAGATGAAAATGATCCAACTTCTGGGCATGTTTGTTTGTAGATTCTTTGTTGGCAACCAGGACCATCCTGGACAGAGGAACGTTTACAGGTAGGACCAGCATGGCCAGCATCCTCAGTGTGTGAAACTTCACCAGGAAACTGGGCCAGTTAATGACCGCCAGTACTTCATCTCCTtctttcccagcatgctttgcaaCTGTAAACAGGATGTTTGCGCTCCCTCACTCTCTTTCCCAGGGTTGCAAGTGGCCCTACAGCATCTAGTCCTGAGTGTTTAACCTGCACGTTCAGTCCTGAAAACTGCAAATACAACTCAGCCAGTTTCAGCCACAACGCCGCTTACTACCGGCTCGACTGTTCAGgtcagtttattctggtcctggtccaaacccaactatctcgagtgttcgggtcaggttattctggtccaaacccaactatctcgagtgttcaggtcagtttattctggtcctggtccaaacccAACTATCTCGAGTGTTCGGGTCAGGTTATTCTGGTCCAAACCCAACTATCTCGAGTGTTCGGGTCAGGTTATTCTGGTCCAAACCCAACTATCTCGAGTGTTCGGGTCAGGTTATTCTGGTCCAAACCAAACTATCTCGACTGTTCGGGTCAGGTTATTCTGGTCCAAACCAAACTATCTCAAGTGTTCAGgtcagtttattctggtcctggtccaaacccAACTATCTCGAGTGTTCGGGTCAGGTTATTCTGGTCCAAACCAAACTATCTCGACTGTTCGGgtcagtttattctggtcctggtccaaaccAAACTATCTCGAGTGTTCGGGCCAGTTTATTCTGGTCCAAACCGAACTTTCTCGAGTGTTCGGGTCAGgttattctggtcctggtccaaacccAACTATCTCGAGTGTTCGGGTCAGGTTATTCTGGTCCAAACCCAACTATCTTGAGTGTTCGGGTCAGGttttctggtcctggtccaaaccgaactatctcgagtgttcaggtcagtttattctggtcctggtccaaacccAACTATCTCGAGTGTTCGGGTCAGGTTATTCTTGTCCAAACCGAACTATCTCGAGTGTTCAGATCAGTTTAATCTGGTCCAAACCGAACCACCTCGAGTGTTCAAAtcagtttattctggtcctggtccaaagAGAACCGGCTCGAGTGATCGGgtcagtttattctggtcctggtccaaacccaactatctcgagtgttcgggtcaggttattctggtccaaacccaactatctcgagtgttcaggtcagtttattctggtcctggtccaaacccAACTATCTCGAGTGTTCGGGTCAGGTTATTCTGGTCCAAACCCAACTATCTCGAGTGTTCGGGTCAGGTTATTCTGGTCCAAACCAAACTATCTCGACTGTTCGGGTCAGGTTATTCTGGTCCAAACCAAACTATCTCAAGTGTTCAGgtcagtttattctggtcctggtccaaacccAACTATCTCGAGTGTTCGGGTCAGGTTATTCTGGTCCAAACCAAACTATCTCGACTGTTCGGgtcagtttattctggtcctggtccaaaccAAACTATCTCGAGTGTTCGGGCCAGTTTATTCTGGTCCAAACCGAACTTTCTCGAGTGTTCGGGTCAGgttattctggtcctggtccaaacccaactatctcgagtgttcgggtcaggttattctggtccaaacccaactatctcgagtgttcgggtcaggttttctggtcctggtccaaaccgaactatctcgagtgttcaggtcagtttattctggtcctggtccaaacccAACTATCTCGAGTGTTCGGGTC
This genomic stretch from Denticeps clupeoides chromosome 5, fDenClu1.1, whole genome shotgun sequence harbors:
- the LOC114790107 gene encoding dipeptidyl peptidase 4-like produces the protein MNRVGKAALGVVGLAAVVLLIAVPTALYLHEDNASESKRTFTLEDYFNSSLRPRSYSLRWISDREYLHKARDGSVYRHDAEGGSEGTVFLSREAFEQVKASDFAVSADQQYACLVSNYTKVWRHSFLASYSIYSITERSHVPTPDIPGEVQYLAWAPAGNKLAFVWNNDVYVKTSPTSPAQQVTSDGEPNSLLNGVPDWVYEEEMFSSNQALWWSPGGKHVAFARFNETNVHDIEYSWYGTGQYPHTVTIPYPKPGTPNPTVKLLVVDTENVTNVAEVAVPRALRDSEHYLSTVTWATDTRIAVQWQNRTQNLVLVQVYELHGAAWAETTTYVRSSKTGWVDRFSPSAPVFHADGESFYIIMSDTNGYKHIHHIREGAATAITSGMWEVISILKVTTDAIFFVGNQDHPGQRNVYRVASGPTASSPECLTCTFSPENCKYNSASFSHNAAYYRLDCSGPGIPVYALMNNTNSGSVIRVLEDNKELGSILEGMAMPAVVHGSFKIDSYDLWYQLTLPPEFDKSRKYPLLIDVYAGPCSQKSDFRFRVNWASYLSSTEKVVVASFDGRGSGYQGDQIMHSIYQRLGTYEVEDQITAARKFIDLGYIDKERIAIWGWSYGGYVTSMALGAGSGVFKCGMAVAPVSKWEYYDSIYTERYMRQPFENRGSYDNSTVTGRAKNFSSVQYLLVHGTADDNVHFQQAAQISRALVEEQVDFESMWYTDKDHGLGGSANHHVYTHMSHFLLKCFS